From Coturnix japonica isolate 7356 chromosome 1, Coturnix japonica 2.1, whole genome shotgun sequence, the proteins below share one genomic window:
- the SELENOO gene encoding protein adenylyltransferase SelO, mitochondrial, whose protein sequence is MAAALRRRSEPLLRVLVAAMQRAAGSPSRPGSPELGSGVGWLRALRFDNLALRSLPVDPSEDHAPRAVPGACFARVRPTPLSDPRLVAMSPPAMALLGLEAEREAEAEREAEAAMYFSGNRLLPGSEPAAHCYCGHQFGSFAGQLGDGAAMYLGEVLGPSGARWELQLKGAGITPFSRQADGRKVLRSSIREFLCSEAMFHLGIPTTRAGTCVTSDSEVVRDIFYDGNPKKERCTVVLRIAPTFIRFGSFEIFKPPDEYTGRKGPSVNRNDIRVQMLDYVIGTFYPEIQEAHADNSVQRNAAFFKEITKRTARLVAEWQCVGFCHGVLNTDNMSIVGLTIDYGPFGFMDRYDPEHICNGSDNTGRYAYNKQPEICKWNLGKLAEALVPELPLEISELILEEEYDAEFEKHYLQKMRKKLGLIQLELEEDSKLVSELLETMHLTGGDFTNIFHLLSSFSVDTDPSRLEDFLGKLMSQCASVEELRVAFKPQMDPRQLSMMLMLAQSNPQLFALIGTKANINKELERIEQFSKLQQLTAADLLSRNKRHWTEWLEKYRARLHKEVESISDVDAWNTERVKVMNSSNPKYILRNYIAQNAIEAAENGDFSEVRNVLKLLENPFQETEESSETDTKEEEATAAAAACAQATRSRLPYCSKPPLWASELCVTUSS, encoded by the exons ATGGCCGCGGCGCTGCGCCGCCGTTCGGAGCCGTTGCTGCGGGTGCTGGTGGCCGCCATGCAGCGAGCGGCGGGTTCTCCGTCGCGGCCGGGCAGCCCCGAGCTGGGGAGCGGTGTTGGCTGGCTGAGGGCGCTGCGCTTCGATAACCTGGCGCTGCGCTCGCTGCCCGTCGACCCTTCCGAGGACCACGCTCCGCGGGCCGTGCCCGGCGCCTGCTTCGCCCGAGTGCGGCCCACCCCGCTCAGCGACCCGCGGCTCGTGGCCATGTCGCCGCCCGCGATGgcgctgctggggctggaggccGAACGGGAAGCGGAGGCCGAACGGGAGGCGGAGGCCGCCATGTATTTCAGCGGGAACCGGCTGCTGCCCGGCTCGGAGCCCGCGGCGCATTGTTACTGCGGGCACCAGTTCGGCAGCTTCGCGGGGCAGCTGGGCGACGGAGCCGCCATGTACCTGGGCGAGGTGCTCGGCCCGAGCGGAGCCcgctgggagctgcagctgaaaggaGCCGGGATCACCCCCTTCTCCCG GCAAGCCGATGGTCGGAAGGTCCTGAGGTCAAGCATACGGGAGTTCCTGTGCAGCGAGGCCATGTTCCACCTTGGAATTCCAACAACGAGGGCTGGAACCTGTGTGACATCTGACTCAGAAGTTGTTCGTGACATATTTTATGATGGAaatccaaaaaaagaaaggtgtaCGGTTGTTCTGAGGATAGCGCCTACATTTATAAG ATTTGGCTCTTTTGAAATTTTCAAACCCCCTGATGAATATACGGGACGCAAAGGTCCCAGTGTGAACCGGAACGACATTCGAGTGCAGATGCTGGATTATGTGATTGGCACTTTCTACCCCGAAATCCAGGAGGCACATGCAGACAACAGCGTTCAgaggaatgctgctttcttcaAGGAG atCACAAAACGGACGGCAAGGTTGGTTGCTGAGTGGCAGTGTGTTGGCTTCTGCCATGGTGTGCTGAATACAGATAACATGAGCATAGTTGGACTAACTATTGACTACGGCCCTTTCGGATTTATGGACAG GTATGACCCTGAGCACATCTGCAATGGCTCCGATAACACGGGGCGCTATGCTTACAACAAACAGCCAGAGATTTGCAAGTGGAATCTAGGGAAGCTTGCTGAAGCCTTAGTCCCAGAGCTGCCCTTAGAAATAAGTGAGCTCATCCTGGAAGAAGAATATGATGCAGaatttgaaaaacattatttgcagaagatgaggaagaaactAGGCCTAATTCAGTTGGAATTAGAAGAAGATAGCAAGCTGGTGTCTGAACTGCTTGAAACCATGCATCTCACAG gTGGAGacttcacaaatattttccacttgCTGAGTTCGTTCTCAGTAGATACCGATCCTTCGAGACTGGAAGATTTCTTAGGAAAGCTTATGAGTCAGTGTGCTTCAGTGGAAGAACTGAGGGTTGCTTTCAAACCTCAGATGGATCCAAG ACAGCTGTCGATGATGCTGATGTTGGCTCAGTCTAACCCTCAGCTGTTTGCACTCAttggaacaaaagcaaatataaacaaAGAATTAGAACGCATTGAGCAGTTCTCTAAGCTGCAGCAGTTAACAGCAGCTGATTTactcagcagaaataaaagacacTGGACGGAATGGCTGGAGAAATACAG AGCCCGTTTACACAAAGAAGTAGAAAGCATCAGTGATGTTGATGCCTGGAATACTGAACGTGTGAAGGTTATGAATTCCAGCAATCCAAAATACATCTTGAGAAATTACATTGCCCAGAATGCCATAGAAGCAGCTGAAAATGGGGATTTCTCAGAG GTAAGAAATGTATTGAAACTCTTGGAAAATCCAttccaagaaacagaagaatccTCAGAGACAGACACCAAGGAGGAGGAAgcaactgctgcagcagctgcttgtgCTCAAGCAACCAGAAGCAGGCTGCCTTATTGCAGTAAGCCTCCCCTCTGGGCTTCAGAGCTCTGTGTTACATGATCTTCATAA